A window of Enoplosus armatus isolate fEnoArm2 chromosome 3, fEnoArm2.hap1, whole genome shotgun sequence contains these coding sequences:
- the st3gal8 gene encoding ST3 beta-galactoside alpha-2,3-sialyltransferase 8: MLVRRKLCVAVVIAAILFLMLASQSIQRRHFLPLSLATPISQASPSVRETAVEPTVPPADLTPDPLRTPPPPSIPPPEAEEEPLDNSRPCGCTESCISDLEGSDWFSQRYDPKQQPVLRDTNNNFDPDALRWWLGLQRSGNDQTLEEVMSKMFQVISPPTVDFRPLPSRCRSCAVVGNSGNLQRSGHGNLINSHDSVIRMNKAVTRGFEKDVGNRTTHHFLYPESAVDIDRGVSLVLLPFKLRDLEWLTSALSTGEVKMTYMRVKDRVEADKDKVLVVNPVFFKYVNDRWNERHGRYPSTGMLAIIFALHTCDQVSVFGYGADQQGNWHHYWEENRYAGAFRKTGVHSADFETQIIHQLAKEGKISLHL; this comes from the exons ATGTTGGTGAGGAGGAAGCTGTGCGTTGCCGTGGTGATCGCTgccatcctcttcctcatgcTCGCCAGTCAGAGCATCCAGAGGAGACATTTCCTGCCTCTGTCATTAGCCACGCCCATCAGCCAGGCCTCGCCCAGCGTCAGGGAGACAG cagttGAACCCACGGTGCCTCCTGCTGATCTGACCCCTGACCCTCTCaggaccccccctcctcctagCATTCCCCCACCTGAAGCCGAGGAGGAGCCTTTAGACAACTCCAG GCCGTGTGGTTGTACTGAGTCCTGTATTTCAGACCTAGAGGGGTCAGACTGGTTCAGCCAACGCTACGACCCCAAACAGCAGCCCGTCCTCCGAGACACCAACAACAACTTTGACCCTGACGCGCTCAGATGGTGGCTG GGTCTTCAGCGGTCCGGTAACGACCAGACTCTGGAGGAAGTGATGTCAAAGATGTTCCAGGTCATTTCCCCGCCCACCGTGGACTTCAGGCCCCTCCCCTCCCGTTGCCGTAGTTGCGCGGTGGTCGGCAACTCTGGCAACCTACAACGTTCGGGACACGGCAACCTGATCAACTCCCACGACTCCGTAATCCG GATGAACAAGGCGGTGACTCGAGGATTTGAGAAAGATGTTGGGAATCGGACTacgcatcacttcctgtacCCGGAGAGCGCGGTGGACATTGATCGCGGCGTCAGCCTCGTCCTGCTGCCATTCAAACTGAGAGACCTGGAGTGGCTGACCAGCGCGCTGTCCACCGGCGAAGTCAAAAT gacCTACATGAGGGTTAAAGACAGAGTGGAGGCTGATAAAGACAAG gttctGGTGGTGAACCCGGTGTTCTTTAAGTATGTTAATGATCGTTGGAACGAGCGTCACGGTCGCTACCCGTCCACCGGCATGCTGGCCATCATCTTCGCTCTGCACACATGTGACCAG gtgtCGGTGTTCGGTTACGGCGCCGACCAGCAGGGGAACTGGCACCACTACTGGGAGGAGAATCGCTATGCTGGAGCCTTCAGGAAGACCGGCGTCCACAGCGCCGACTTCGAAACCCAGATTATCCACCAGCTCGCCAAAGAGGGCAAGATCAGCCTGCACCTGTGA